The nucleotide sequence TAGAATTTCTTTTTAATTGCAAACTTCATGCTTGAAATGttagtgatccggcgataagaacaggggaTCCTCGTTGTAAGGGGTCAACGCCATGTGGAAGTCAAAGAGCCGGGCGGTCCATCAAATAAGGTAGGACCAGCTAGGCCGACTGGAGAAAGGGGGCTGACCGACCGGGCGGCCTCCCGGTGTTTAGCCGAGGGCAAAAGGCACcctatggaagtcggggttccggcgctcatggggcaagatcgtagggccgagcggacagcacgctcggccgaagacatgaagcatactgctaacagtcgccacaaaacacattaccgATAATTTCCCAAGTGTACCATCATACATGATCGGTCGGACGGAAGGCGGACGTGGGCCGGTCGGACTCACGGCAGGGGTtcggggaaaaagacaagggacatcttctgacagctggcatgcttcatgatatggtcatactccaaatcacgcgacgtggggttccgttgtcccatcaaggacatgctttgactgtagcagtatgggtcaggtaagctttctgacagccacataccggggtatgggttgcggacacgtacgcgcctcggagGGCGTGCGAGAGCTCTTTCAccgccctatataaagagcctcatacttcgccggaggtacacgttttgacacctttggagccacctttttcatctgcttgcctgacttgagcgtcggagggtcgccgccgggaaccccttcccggcccgacttttgtgcaggttcgccggagtttctGGCGACCAATTGAAGATCCATGTCAGCATCCGAGGAGCGCCCCGTACCCagcatccgttgattcagcattcggacaggatcagttagttttgtaatttctttaaattacttgtttgtttttatcttaacttgaacttgggttgatgcacatcaaaatgggggagattgttggatcccgtggttgttttgatgtgatcgaccaagttaggttaggtcatgtttagttttgatccttgtgtctaagtgtgcaggagtttaggagcacaggaagttgagcggaagatgcagctagcgagaaggacggcacaggaagggagctgatgggctcggtgcgtccgagggacgaaagaactgcgaaagagtacaccaatGGACGAGAAAAACATacgcgacgtttgagggatgagaagccggagcggaagcctgctcgaggagaagggcgggaattgagttcgggtgagccctatttcggttggccgtaatcacccaagtgatcggagcttcggaagaagaaaatgagtcaaaaggagctggaaaagcaaGCTGAATGCGCCCTCAACGCAGTGTTGAAAGCGCTTCTGCCTCCTATAGGcaggagggcaccctccatgccttgagggcgccctccatagcgCCCGAGGTGCCCTCAATACTATTGAGGGGCACCCTCAAACCAGTCAATGTGACCGTTTCatatttggataaagttttatccaaatgCCTCacctggaggcgccctccacacCTTGGGAGGCACCCTCAAAGACGGAGATAggaattttcaggagctataaaaagacccctggagctaggaattaaagaatcaactcttgtactaacttcctagcaacgcttaagagcttttagtgtgtaaaagacttctccgccttcaaagacggagattcttagtgagttgttcaaccgccttggattaacaaccactcagGTTATAACTAAGACAAATCCTTGAGTCTTCCTTAgttctatttattatttattattgttgcacttaAAGAGTTAAAAGATCGATGAgagtatcttttttttttttttaggcaattcactcctcccctcttgctggcccgcTGCGCCAACAGATCCGTTATATTAGCGGCCTCCTAGTGCTGGTCTCACAGATATGGATGGAGGTACATCAGGTACATAGACTATAGGCGCATGATGGGGTAAACTCCAGgtcatcagttcctgagaatcaatCCCTAGCCATTATGCTAGAAATAGTATGCGTCCACCGTCTGCACTATGCCCAAACGGCAAAGTTCTTATCCACAGTGCCACTTGTTTGGAATTTGATAGTGTTGAAATacaaacaatctgttgccggagatatACAGGGTATTGGCCGAAtttaaatactcgaattaaattcaacttacaactgagatgacttgagctgataatctcagactgTCAGCAGGGGCTGATTTCTACCAAGTGATGAAGGCAGCAGGCTGCACGGTGTTGATAGAGCGGGCTGAGCGGCCGTGCGGGCATGTCGGTCGAGCAGACAGTTTGTGCAGGAAGATCAACCGAGCTGGTAGAGCGGCTGATTGGGATTTAAAGTCGAGCGGTCGAGCAGACTAACCGAGCGATGCAGACAGGTCGGGCTGTCAGAGAGGCCCGAGTCGAACAGACAGACCGGGCGGCAGACAGGTCGGGCTGTTAGAGAGGTCCGGGTCGAGCAGACAGATCGGGCTGCCAGAGACCGACCGGGCGAGCTGATCGAGGCCTGCGAGTCAcagttttcttgaaacagattcgtccacctccgactgtgcttcgaggcttacaagggtcgtctgtttcccaggatacaacggtcgaccgtgaatccgaccaagcactggtggtcacgacaaGCTGAGTGGTACCCGAATACTACCACGGGTACTCCGCCAAGCAAgagatgcacgacagaggaggaagGAAATTGGAGAGTCTTTGCTTTGCTTGCTGTATGTTTCTGCCTATGATTGAAGCCTCTTTATATAGGTCAGAGTTAATGATCTTAATGATCATTATTAGTCGAGTAGTGAAACGACCACCctttcactcattattactcgtccgaatttaatgcatccgtttcaCAGCAGCAAAAGATCTACGTGGTAAaacgttggttgttccacttgggtaaattttaTTCCGACCGGTCCGGTATTCATGTGCTAGGTCACGTTTGCACATGAGTTAATTTGATTCAGTATCATTCGGATCCTGAATTTATACCCCTAGAGGAGATGGAGGCGGACACTGGAGGAGATAGAGGCGGAGCAGGATCGGAGTCCGACATTGTAGATCGTGTGCTAGGGTTTGGTCTTCGACTCTGACAACCGCTGCTTCTATTTGAAAATGGGAATCCTAGAGAGGAAAATATTGAAAAAAGGGAAATTAAGGGGCAAAATTGAAAATTCTCAACGTCGATTCTACCGACCTTACCAAAATGTACCCGACTTACTAGTGGAAAGACAATGGGCCCCAGGAAATTACTGTTGAATCCTAACGAGTAAATCAAGAAACTCGAGTTGCTGTGGTTCTCCTCATTTTTACGACAGAAAAAACCCGATTCGATCTATCAATCCGGTCCAATCTCTAGCGAACCTCAAACCCCTATTAATCAACCTCGTCTCCTTTTCCATTCCGTGTTGGACGGGTTGTCGAGCACCGGCACGAAGCTCGACCGAGAAGAAGCCCTAACCCTATCCCCTTTTCTTCGGACCGCTTGCTCGCCTCCTGCAGAGATGCGCGCGAGATCATCACCATCCAGGTCGGGCAATGCCGATGCGGCAACCAGATCGGCAAGGAGTTCTGGAAGCAGCTCTGCCTCGAGCACGGGATCGGCAAGGACGGCCTCCTCGAAGATTTCGCCACTCAGGTTCGTTCTCTGACTTCGAAGATTTCTCGTGAAGGCCGCGACCACTGTAAATCGCAGATCCATTTGCGCTAAAGTTTTGCTACTTTTAGCAATTAGATAGATAGTCAAGGCTTTGATGAATTAGAGGCCCTTGAGTTCTATCTTAAGCGTACACAGTTGCATTTGCCTCTGGAAGTTGATTGACTTGCCAAAATGCTTGTTTTGCCTTTCTTGTCTTTGACTTACTGGTGTTCCAGAGTTCATTGACTATATTGATTTTGGAATACTAGCCTATTTCTACAATTTATTCCAAAATTTGACTCAAGCTAAAAATCCAAGTGCGCATTATATTCCCGCACTAACCATATTGGTGTTCATGGTGTTCTTTTACTGTTTGAACAAGAATGTCTATTCTTTTACTTGCCACAGGGTGGTGACAGGAAGGATGTGTTCTTCTATCAAGCTGACGATCAACACTATATACTGAGAGCTCTTCTGATGGACTTGGAACCAAGGGTAATTAATGGCATCCAAAATAGTGAATACAGAAATCTTTACAACCACGAAAACATTTTTCTCTCGGACCATGGTGGTGGAGCTGGGAACAACTGGGTTACCATCAAGTAtattatgctttatttttttattcacaTTCCTTTTCTTATTAAATCAGATATATGGAAGGCGGATACTTAATTGTAACCTTTAACTTATACAAGGTCAGCAGTGTGTCTTGTTTATTTACCAATAGCTCTACATAAAGAAATGAAATTAACTGTTTTAATTGtcaatggatataattttcatgttTTGAGGATTTTGACCAAAAAAATATATTCACTTCTTAGAAACGTATTCGGGTCCATTGGCTCTTTCCATTGGCTCTTTGGTGATTGTACCTGCATACTTTCTTAACCATCTATTTTTACATGGCGTAAGCTTTTAGTTTAGAAAATTCCTTTTAAGAATCCTCTCTTGGCATATCCTCCTACATTCTGTCACAGTAATTTGGTTTGTTTATAACTTGTTGGTATGGTTAGTGATGATCTGCTGGTGCCATAGTGAAAATTGTTCCTGTATTTGCTGTATGATTATCAGAGTTAGTTTAGTCCCACCATGATAGTGTAGCCATTCAGAATTATGTTTGTGTGTTATATGAGAATATAATTGTTCATGTGTCAGTAATATCTATCCCATCAGTTCACATGTTGGCTTGGGCCACTCAAATCTGATTGATTTCTTAGTAACATGTAAAAGGAGAGTGTTAACAGTATAAATGTGTAGAATGTCAGCTTTCTTACAGCTGTTTAGAGTAAGTGCTACTATTAGGTATTATGTTGTGTCTttgtatatgtttaattattCTCTTTTCTACAAATAATATTACTTTACTACTTTCAGCTAAGAAGGCTATTTGTTTACTCTTTCCTTGATTGGGTGTTTTCTATAACCAAACATTATTGGCATAAAATTTAACACGATTTATTGGCATGTGGAAGTGACTTTCTTAGTTAtttatttgtattatttttaATGCTCATCTCATTAATTAATGCGACTTAACCTTGATTTGCTGTAACTTAGCCTTTCCAGGGTGAGCAAGTTGTCTATGACATCATGGATATGGTTGACAGAGAAGCTGATGGAAGTGATAGTCTTGAAGGTTTTGTATTATGCCACTCAATTGCCGGAGGAACAGGTTGAGGTATTGGGTTTCTCTTCCATCACCATGGTGTCTCTAATTAGATATAAATGATGTTGATATTTCAATGTGATCTAACTTTACAGATCTTTTTCGTGTCAATTTTGAATtgtcttttgaattttgtatatGAGCAATATTAGTGAGCATCTTTTTTGATGTTATCATAGTATTGTATTCTGAAGTCCTGCATCTGTCATGCATATTAAAGCTAACCTTGTTGTTGAATTGTTTAATAAAGCTCAATAGGTTGTGCGCCAATGCTTATCTTCTTCCTGGTTTACATGGGACTAATCCTAAAGCTTGTATTTATATGTTTACCATTATTGCATTTCTTTGCCTTTTTTAGCTAATTACACAATCACCCACAAAATAATTTCTCTGGATAAGAATGCAGTATAATGTGAGATCAGATCATCGATAATTTATTCTAACTTGAAAATGCTTTTCCACGTGATAATAACTGAGAAGGTTATTGGTCAAGTATGGAGAtattttctagtttttttttttctgttgatGTGGAATCAAATTAGAAATGTGTTAATAAATTTGTTTATATGGGGAAAACATGAACCATATTATTATAGGAAAACAATCAGCCTCTTGAGTTTGATAGGTTTGATTATAGGAAGTATTTGCCTTCTACCATGtcaactaaaataaattaaaatattttttcttcttgATAGCTATATTGTTGCCGTGCTTGTCAATAATTGCTCCATATTTCCCTTCACATGTGTGCAAGTAATAATATGCATTTTATCACCACATTAAGTGGTAGATGCCTGCTCCAGGGTTTGTCATTTGCATTAATCATTGTCAGTATATTTGTAACTTATGTCATGTAGTAACTATCTTGAGGCGCAATTGCATTCTTGCTAacatttgttttcttccttttcgtGTGATTTGCATGTAGTGCAGGTATGGGTTCATATCTCTTGGAGACTCTGAATGATCGCTACAGCAAAAAACTTGTCCAGACATATAGTGTATTCCCTAACCAAATGGAAACCAGTGACGTGGTTGTCCAACCCTACAATTCACTTCCGACTTTAAAGAGGTTGGCGTTGAATGCTGATTGTGTCGTTGTTCTTGACAATACGGCATTGAATAGGATTGCTGTGGAGCGCCTTCACCTAATGAATCCTACCTTTGTTCAAGCAAATTCTTTGGTCTCCACAGTCATGTCTGCTAGCACAACTACTCTGCGGTACCCAGGATACATGAACAATGATTTGGTTGGCCTTCTTGCATCCCTGATTCCAACTCCAAGATGCCATTTTCTGATGACAGGATATACACCACTTACTGTGGAACGACAGGTTTGACAATTCCTTTTACAGTTCTGCTTGTATATTTTGTGAATTGAATTATGAAGGGTGTCATGGTACTAGTCTGTCTAATATTTAATTATATCAATAGAGCCTCAGGTTTTCCAAAGATAGTGAGCTTAATCAAAATCTTTTTGTCTTTGTGTGCAAAATCTGCTGAAGCAATCAGACCAAGAAGGAAGTCTACTTCGTTAAACATCTATATGCTTATAAGTggcattctaatattttttttattagattgCCTATTTCCTTGTATTTGATAAAGTGTTCTATGTTCAGTTTTCTGTGTTCCGTCCAGTTCTTTGCTTTCCTAGTGACTTGATCATCAATAAATTAGGGCAGGGAATCTCAaaaatgaggaaaagatttataaATTAGGATACTTTAGCTTCTGTTTGCTACAACAAAACATTAGCAATTTAATGACTTGATTTGTCTTCTTATATGCCAATTTGAATTGCACATTGATGCTTTCTACTACTCACTTCCATCAGTTATAATAAGTGCATCAATTTGTCTTGACTCTTGTCATAATCTTCTTCTGCTATATCTTGCATGTCAATTTGAGAAAAAAAGTCTTGATGCACTTGTTAGGATGTTCTAAATGATTGTTTCACCATCTCTGTGGTAAAGTATAATGATTCATAATTTTCTGTTCTATAGTTTCTTGGACAGATGGATAAGATCCCAAAAGGATGGATAAGAAATTAAAGAACATAGAAATATGAATATCTCCTTGATCTGCTTGATTTGGGAGGATAACAAATGAGCTACTGGAACCCATTTCATCTGCTCAATTTTTTCATCTACTTCTAGTCCATCCGCCCAAGTAAACAACAAGAGGGAGCAGATTTTTTAAGAATCTGTTCTATCATCTGTCCACTCACTTATCCGTCCAAAGAATCATATTCTTCGATGAAATTACAATCTTCATGCATTCTAATTCTGTCTCAGACAAATTACTCCTAGCTTTTCCTGTCATTTGTTTCTAGAGACTCGTACTGGCttgatatgattattatgtgaaTTTCCTTCTggcaactttttttttctttttcaggtcAATATGATTCGTAAGACTACTGTTCTAGATGTGATGAGGAGACTTTTGCAGGTGAATGCAATCTTCCTTCTAGTATTTTGTAGTGCTTTTCTAAATGGATCTGCACCTGACTGATTTCTCCTTGGCAGACTAAAAATATTATGGTGTCATCTTATGCTCACACAAAAGAAGCTAGCCAAGCTAAGTATATATCCATATTAAACATTATCCATGGAGATGGGGATCCTACACAGGTAATGGTTTGTTTACTAGGTTGAGTGTTTTTTTCCGTATATTCATGAAACTATGTTTTTACTTGTCAGTTCGTTAGTTTTTTTTGTCTGTAAATTCATCCGTTACAAACAAATATGTTAGAATGCAACTGTATTCAGTGATTTAAATGTCCCAACAATGATTTCGATACTGACACGGCGATAAGGAGAGGCTCATCCAGCATGGGTCGGTTGCCATGATAGAGGTCAGAGTCTAGACGGTCAACGTTTAGGTATCATATGACCAAACGGAAGATAATCGTATTGGCCGGTCGGGCGATCAAGCTCCCGACCGGGAGGAGAAGGTTCCAGTCCAACCTCACCTTTAACTCGGGGAGGTGTCAAACGATCGACGCTCAATGGAGTGTTGTTGGACGCCGGGAGGAGGAGATGATATGTAGAATCCTGGCCGATCAGTTACCTCGCTCTGCCATGACTTAGCTCAGGCTCAGGTGTAGCAaagttccggccgagcggctaaccCGTTCGGTCCAACAACGAACCCATTGTgctatctctcgacatccttttggaagTTAGTGCCGCTGACATCAGGCATGATCGACaggaagatcgtacgacggaagcttccactgtcatattagagatatgctcggcttgttaaggtattgtgtcagggacactctactgacaagtcttttcaaggGAAACTTCGAGAAGCGTGTTCGCTTGGGGAAGCGTGTACAtgcgctacaggagctctatatacaAGGGGGTTTaagcatcgacggaggtacgcaATATACACTATTTGCGCTACAGTCATCATTCTTGTTGCTTCGCCTTCTACATCATcgtcagtgactgacttgagcgtcggtggGCCCacgccgaggaccccttccctggatTGGCACTGACGTCATTTGTCTTGTCGGGCGGAGCAGAGTCTACGAGTGGCCAGCGGGAcatccacatccccagctttccatctcatcgattttcggacaagatcatattGGAGTCGTCTATGGGAACTTAACCTACATCCGagttgagaagatggaggacactGGACGACTCACTACCGTGATGCTCAACAAGGAGGAGCTTGACATGCTCGTGCAAGCTCGAGCGGCGAAGATGGTCGAGCAGCAGCAACAATAGGCGTTAGACAATAGACAAACACCACAGCCTGCGACATCGGCAGCCGGAAGACGAGTGGGGCTAGAAGACCAAGCGGAACAAGTTTCCATATAGGGGCAGAATAGGAGGCCGACCGACACGTAGGGAGAACCGCCGCACGCGCCAATCCCCTTCCATTGTgccttgttccaaacccccttAGAAATAGCCCAGGCGAACTAGGaacggggatcatcttcggaGGACGCTCCCGTACGGGATGCACGAAAAGGTAAGACGCTCGGAAGCTGCGCTtcgcccgaacggatcaatcTACAGTTCTCTCAGGAAATCTTGAGtgatcctctgcccaagcactatacCCCGTTGTCGATCGGGGAGAACAGCGgagcgaccgatccagatgatcatctggataagtTTGATAACGCAGCCACACTACACTAGTACACAGATAAGCTGAAGAGCCGAGTCTTTCTCACTACGCTCTTTGGATCGGCGTAGGGCTGGTTCAGAAGATTACCGGATGGATCCATACgtagtttcaaggacttccgagctaGTAGGCCTCGCTCCTGCTCTATATTTAGGTCGAAAAATGTGCAAAAGGACGGGGCGCTGCCGTTCACGGGTACCGAAGCTGTCAATCTCTAAAAGAGATAAAACAGAATTATctaaattgaccggatcaaattatcGAACCAAATCATATACCAacaggacgaatttatatttcacgtcATAGAAAAAGCACCCTGTCCTTTTGCCCATTCTTCGACCTAAATATAGAGCAGGAGCAAGGCCTATTAGCTTACCACTAGTAGTAAATTCTCTCACATTTGAAACGAGTTCAGGCGACGCTTCCTTTATTGAATCATGGCGATGCTGCGCCTTCTGCTCCGTCGTGTCGCCGCTATTGCAGAAGCCGTCATTCACGAGTACCGAAGCTGTCAATctctaaaagagataaaatacaattatcaaaattgatcggatcaaattaccaaaccAAAACATATACCAACAcgacgaatttatatttcacgacatatACCTTTATAATAGTTAGGTAGTATTACCATAGCAAAACCTGTAGCTACTTGCTTAagaaaacaagtaaaagaaaaagaaggaatCAATAGGAAGAGAGGTAGATAGTAAATTGGCAAGTTAgcaaaacatgcttagtttgaaaCAGAACTAAAGTAATTCTGTGTTCATTTCATTGACCTACTCATTATAAACTTCAGCTGTACTTTAACTATTATTAatctttatttataataatttttgacatcaatgtgcaatacATCCACATCCTGCCAATATAATCATCAGATAAAATCTGACGTAAACTGTATTTTACATTGATCACTGTCAGCTTAGTAACATTGAGCCTTCAATGAAGAACTGACTAAAAGATGCATCTTAAGCCGACTTCAGAAATTTGCTAGAGCTATGCCATCAAAATTAATATATGGGAGTTTGAAGTACAATGAATGACTTGTGTAAAAACAGAAAGAAAAAAAGTGATTTCCATTTAGGTTTCTTACCATGTATTTGGTAAAATACTTGTTGTGGTGCAATTTTATAGACATTAAATGAGACGATATGGTATGGTAAAATAAACACTGTTGCCAGCACTCTAACAAAAATAGCTGATTCATTTTTGAATCAGAAAAAGGACAACAAGATGCACGAAACTCTTGCCAATATGGAGTTTTGGGGAAATGTCAGATCACATTAGATCCATTGTATGCAATCTTAGAAGTTATTTCCACGACTTGAAGTCATGACCTCAATGTCATaaggcaacaactttaccattgcgtcaAAATTCCCATTCCGTTTTTGAAAGAGAAGGAAATAACAATTATCTATTTGTAAAGACACGTCAAACTTAACAATTCCATCTTAGTTCTTGAGCGGATTTTGTTATTTGAAAGCAATGCCAGACCATGGAGACACAAGAGACAAATAATTGAGCATCAGCCTAGAACCAACATTTTTAGATAAGTGATTACATGGTAGTTATCGGGGAGAGCACTAGTATTGATTCAAATGAAAACAATCTCATAACTCACTGGTCTGTTTGCCGCTGACCATCTGGGGATAGAAGTGTCTGTTGAAATGATAGAAGTTGTTGCAAACCAGACAAATAAAGATTTGATAACAGATCACAAGTAATGTATCAAAGCGTTGCAAATGCATCTACCTGCAGTGTCTCAGGAGAAGTAAGCTACTGAATCAATTCTGGATTCTGCAACATACTGCTAAGCTGAGTGTTGGAACCCAACAAGCTACGTAGTTGTTGACTCAGAGCCTGATGGTAagtgtccgagagtcgaggcgatgCCAGCTGGGGACGTGGTGCTACTGTTGACCGCTGATGAACTCCTGGCTGGCGGGACCTGCAACCACAAAGCTTTAGTGCCAGGCCAGGGCGGGGTTCCCTGGCGATGACCCTCCAACGCAAGTCAGACATCGGCGATATAGAAGAAACGAGAAAGCAAAATGAtagcgtaactgtagctacaatAAAGATTATTTATACCTCCGATGAAGCTTGGGACTCCTTATATAGACCCCAGGAGCGATGCGTGCacacttctcgatgcgtgcataCTTCTCAAAGCCTTCTCTGAAAGGACATGTTAGAAAAAGTACATCTGACGTCATACCTCAATGATCCGAACATATCCTGATAAGacaatggaagcttccgtcgtacgattctctgcctgATCATGCCGCCGACCATGTTGTCTGTCTGCAGCATGGGTCTTGAGGAGGATATCAATCGATTCTGCTTTTGTCTGTTAATGGGCCGAGCGGATGACTACTCGGCTACTTTCGCTGTTTGGGTCGAGCGGGGTGACCGCTCGGTTACTTCCACTGTCTGGGTTTGTTGGGTCGTGTTTTCGCTTCGCTGGTTGTGACATGATCTTTGGCCGATCTAGTTGTCTGTCTGGCACATGCCTAGCCGCTCGGCACATGACCTACCGGTCGACGCCTGCTTTGGTGATACTGGGTCTTTGAGTGTCGGAAGCTCGGTGCGAGACCGAGCTGTGATGACGCCGGACAGGTCATTCCTTAGTCCGATCGACTGATGGGGTCGCCCGGTCGGACGCTAGCTCGGGGGCGTTGactgtcttgactttgactttcCGCGTGGCGGGGCCCcaccttactaccggatcacgtgcctccccctcaagtctagttgaaggaggctgcaagttggactgactggacaagtagtctgGAGATCGGTTGGTCGATCGGCTATGATGCTAGTTGGACCCCGATCGGCCCGTGCAGGACTGATCTTCTGAGCCGCTCAGCGATCCGATGGTTTGCACTTGGGAGGTTTCTCCTTCGGCGTCTTTGGATGGGCACGGACCGCGCGGTCAAATGCTGATGTCGCCCGAATCTCCTCGAAATTCATGCAAATCCCcctccattaaggccgagcatgcGTCCACGCTTAATAATTGCGCCTCTTAAGTGGTCCTGTAGGAGCATACCATGTGTCGCCGTCGCGGTCGCCACACGTCCGAGGTGATAGCTACTGATGTGACGTTTAGCGGTTTGAATTCGACGCTGGATTTGTGCTTCGGTTCTCGTGACCTAGATCCGACGGCTTCGGTCGGTCGAGCCGATCTTTATAAAGTCGTGACGCCGCCTCTATCTTCACTTAGCATTTTCTTCCTCGGTAGCTGTCGGCAGTTTCTAGTGCAACCAGTGCTCCGGCGACCTTGTTCTTTTCGGCGGTGATCTTTCTACTCTTGTAAGCTCTTCCTTCCTGTCCCTCGATCCTTTGTAGTTCTTTTCACTGTCCAACGGTTTCCCCGTGTCCATTTTGTGTGTCCACCTTTTTCCGTCGAATATGTTTTCTGGCTTTCCGGCAATGGCCAATTCTTCACAGCCGTCGAACCCCTCACCTGGGTTCTGGTACTccaccatggagaccaggttcgATGAGGGTGACGCTGAAACCCTTAGGAACACCCTTGAAATCCCCTACTATCATGAGATTATTTTGGCTTCTTCGGCCGATCGGCCAAATTACCCGCCGACCGGCACCTTCTGCTTGTTTCGAGACCAGTTTGTGGTCGGTCTGCGGTTTCCCATTCACTCTTTTATTATTGAAGTTTGTAATTACTTTCGCGTCCCTCTTCCACagctaggggtgtcaaaaatgaacccgacccgacgacccaacccgagtcgacccgaaaaaaatcgggttcgggttgggcattttcgggttcgggttcgagGTTTGGAGAGTAAAAGAgtctcgggttgggtcgggttgggttcgggttgacccgggttgacttaaatata is from Zingiber officinale cultivar Zhangliang chromosome 7B, Zo_v1.1, whole genome shotgun sequence and encodes:
- the LOC122004907 gene encoding tubulin gamma-3 chain-like isoform X1, giving the protein MPLNCRRNRLSAGMGSYLLETLNDRYSKKLVQTYSVFPNQMETSDVVVQPYNSLPTLKRLALNADCVVVLDNTALNRIAVERLHLMNPTFVQANSLVSTVMSASTTTLRYPGYMNNDLVGLLASLIPTPRCHFLMTGYTPLTVERQVNMIRKTTVLDVMRRLLQTKNIMVSSYAHTKEASQAKYISILNIIHGDGDPTQEARQRVYEQCVQAIVQTAKEETIHHLPKILEFISSIVTFILTMSKQIFHSYIPNQWSRTGLQTSNTILAPPRDGRSPSIGGLSELERMAGGMPDPSFVNQLLHNPAIVQTYY
- the LOC122004907 gene encoding tubulin gamma-3 chain-like isoform X2, whose product is MGSYLLETLNDRYSKKLVQTYSVFPNQMETSDVVVQPYNSLPTLKRLALNADCVVVLDNTALNRIAVERLHLMNPTFVQANSLVSTVMSASTTTLRYPGYMNNDLVGLLASLIPTPRCHFLMTGYTPLTVERQVNMIRKTTVLDVMRRLLQTKNIMVSSYAHTKEASQAKYISILNIIHGDGDPTQEARQRVYEQCVQAIVQTAKEETIHHLPKILEFISSIVTFILTMSKQIFHSYIPNQWSRTGLQTSNTILAPPRDGRSPSIGGLSELERMAGGMPDPSFVNQLLHNPAIVQTYY